The Quercus robur chromosome 3, dhQueRobu3.1, whole genome shotgun sequence DNA segment aatactaaaaaagtgaaataaaatctataaatattaaaaaaaatagactgaattataaaataatataaaaaaaccaTACACGCCAAATTTACAATTCGTTGATGACAGCTGGCTCTACTTTTAAGATTATAGGGTGGATTACAGTGTGAACCGGTGATATACAGTGTGGACTTATTCATTGATTGACCAGAGCTGGCCTTGCTTTTGAGATATCAAAACGTGGGCCCTCATCTTCATTATTGCAAGCACTTTGAGCAGCTAGACTATTTGCTATTGCTATTTGGTTTCTCTTCAATAATCAACCGATTCACCATCTACCTACGTACTCTTACACAGGCTCTTCTTTTGTCTTGTGTTATCCAGCAAATTTCCATTTCCAAACTATGGCTGTTGCTCTAGTTTCTGCTATCGTGGAGCGGCTTGGTTCTTTAGCTTCTTCAGAGTTCAAGTTGACTGCAACTGTTAAGAAAGAAGTCCAAAAGCTTGCAAGAAAATTCTGTACCATTCGGGCAGTGCTCAATGATGCTGAGAAGAGGCAGCTGAAGGAGGAAGCTGTGAAGCTTTGGTTTGAGAACCTCGAAGGCGTATCGTACGAGATCGACAACGTGTTGGATGAGTGGAACACTGTCATGATCAAATCCGAGATTgagaaacaacaaaaagaattcgaagaagaagaaaaagctgAAACTAGTACTGCTAAGAAGAGGAAGGTATGGCCCCTCATCCCCAACTTCAATTCCTCAGTTCCTGATTGTTTTCAGCATCGTGATATTGCTCATAAGATAAAAGACCTTAACGAAAAATTAGATGAGATTATCAAAGAGAAGCAGATGTTCGGGTTTAAAGTGAGTGGGCCCATGGAAGAAGTATTTGAGAGACCAAAAACTACTTCTTATGTTGATGTGTCTGAAATTGTTGGTCGTGATAAGTATAAGAAAGATCTAGTGAGCATTCTATTGGACGAGGgtactgaaaaagaaaaacacccCCGTGTCATCTCTTTGGTGGGCATGGGCGGTATTGGAAAAACTACTATTGCCCAATTAGCCTACAATGATAAGGAGGTGCAAGCCCATTTTGAGAAAAAAgcgtgggtttgtgtttcggatcCTTTCGATCAGTGCAAGGTTGCCAAAGAAATCCTTGAATCTGTTGAACGTCAGTCCCCCAACTTGACTGCATTGCAAAGTCTATTGGATGGAATTTGTGATAAAGTTCGGGGAAAAAAGTTTTTCCTAGTCTTGGATGATGTGTGGACCGAAGACTATGCGATGTGGCAGCCATTTAGAGATGCACTTAAAAGTTGTTGTTCCCAAGGTAGTGGAATTCTAGTCACCACACGTAAAGACCAAGTTGCAAAGATGATGGAAAGTGCAAATACGATCAAGTTGAACGAATTGTCTGAGGAAGATTGTTGGTTGGTGTTTagtaaaatagcattttttggTAAAGATCCTCAGGAACGTGAGCAACTAGAAGACTTTGGCAGACAAATATCAAAGAAGTGCAAAGGTTTGCCCCTTGCTGCAAAGACTCTAGGGAGTCTCATGTTCTTtaagaaaagtagagaagaatgGAGGTATGTTTTGAATAACAATTTGTGGGAATTTGAAGATGTTGAAAGAGGTCTTTTTGTTCCGTTGTTATTGAGTTATTATGATTTGTCATCACCACTGAAACGGTGTTTCTCATATTGTGTTGTCTTTCCAAAAGATTATGTCTTTGATGTTGATATGTTGGTAGAGATGTGGATAGCACACGGATTTGTTGTGTCAAAGGGAAATATGGAGGTGGAAATCAAGGCACGAGAATACTTTGAAAATTTAGTCTTACGTTCTTTCTTCCAAGAATTCAGGAGATATGAAGGGCATGGCTCGTGGAGCACGAGGTACAAAATGCATGATATAGTGCATGACTTTGCACAATCAATTACTAAAGCTCGCCATTTGGGATATTCAACAGCATCCCAATTTCCTCCATCTGCTGATATATCCAAAAATCTACGCACTGTCATCTTTTTTAATCAATGTGATTATAACATGTCTAATTTAGTCCAGAATTTTAGCAGTTTACGGTTATTAACGACTGGTATAGAAATTCCAGATACAATAGGAAATTTAATACACCTAAGGTATCTCCGTTTGACTAGGTGCAAAAATGCTTGTTCTCGTAGCAATTGGGTATTGCCTGAAACTATAtgtaatttatgtaatttacaatttttgagGGTTGAttgttatattttaatattaccGCGGAAGATAGgtaaattaattaacttaagACTTCTTAGTGGAGGTCAATTAGTGATTCCAAGAGAGATTGGAAGATTGACTTCTCTTAGAACATTAGAGAGTGTCCTCATTAGTGATACGGATAGCGAAAGAGGTGAATTTgaaggattaaaaaatttgaaccaCCTTCGCGATTTGTCTCTATCTTTTGGTATGCAGCTTTTTCCACGGCCTAGAAGAACTGAGagtaagttattaatttttaatgcgTTAGAGCCACCTCAAGACTTGGAGAAGTTACGCATTAGTTATTACGGGGGCACCACAATGTCTCCTATTTGGTTGGCGTCTTTAACCAATTTGAAAGAGCTTCATCTCGAATTCGCCGTGGAGTTAATGAGTTTGCCTCCTTTGGGGAAGATTCTTCCGTGCCTCGAATCATTAACTATAACGCGTGCGGATAGTTTGGGAAAAGTGGGAGTTGAATTTTTGGGAATAGAATCTGAAAACAAGAAAGAAGACATAAAAATATTCCCAAATTTGAAATCTCTCTCCTTTATGTGGTTGAATGAGTGGGAAGAATGGAGCGGGATTGGAGGAAAAGAAGACGAAGACTGTATTACTATAATGCCACGTCTTCAAAAGTTGATACTTAGCTCCTGCATAAAGTTAAAGTCGTTGCCGGATTTCCTGCGTACAACTCCATTGAAGGAATTGGAGATCTTTGACTGCCCAATTATCAAGAAACGTTGCCAAAGAGAGACAGGCGAGGACTGGCACAACATTTCTCACATCCCAATCATCAAATTAGCTGATTATCCTGAGGATATGACGAGGTAACTcgttctgcttcttcttcttttattttctggtTAAAATTCCCACGGAAAATAAATTACTAACAACGCAGATTGATGAAATTTAACATATtcacataaatttgaattaaagcggtttgttgttgttgcttaGATTCAGCTATATTGTGATGGATCCAAAATTGCTTGATGGGTTTactaaaatttcacaaataatttaaaaaaataaaaggctgGAATTTTAGATAGATTAATCAAATGAACAGTGTCACCGAATTTTAACTCATTTGCATTTAAAAGTGAACAACTCAAATCAAATGCCTACCTCTTTCTATGTCATTTGCGGTTTAATATTTCGATGGGTCTGGCTCATTTTCTTGATTTCGGTACACTAATCTCAAATAACTCGTATGGTTTTCTTTAGGGATTCGGATTCGGATTTGGAAATGTCCTCGGATTCTGAAACTAACTTGGATTCTGATACGGATAGGTAACTTTTTCCTACTTATTTCATCCTCTTTAATTTGccttttaatatttatatgggTCTTGCTCATTTTCTTGATTTCAGGGAACATGCCGAGGATGAGGAAGAGGAGGACGAAATCGATGAGGAGGATGAAGACGATTCGGATTGGTAACTTTTTCTACTTATTTCATCCTCTTTCTATTTCATTtgctttttaatatttacatggGTCTTGCTCATTTTCTTGATTTCAGGGAACATGCCGAGGAtgaggaagaggaggaagaaatcGATGAGGAGGATGAAGACGATTCGGATTGGTAACTTTTTCTACTTATTTCATCCTCTTTCTATTTCATTtgctttttaatatttacatggGTCTTGCTCATTTTCTTGATTTCAGGGGGAATAAACAATGACCTTTCgtaattttatcaaattttggcAAAACTCACAACGACACTGTCAGCAATGTCGTTGACCTGACCCGAATTTGCGGGTTTTGGGTGAGAGATCTTTTAGGTTGACCTTATCGTGTTGTGTTGCAAGTCGGGTTTGAACTTGACTCAACCCGGACTGTGCTCAGCCCTAGACATAGctaaagaaaaagggaaaattacCTTTTACTACCTTAAGTATACTATGATTATACTTTGCACACCAGTTACatgtataataataaaaaaaaagaatcacatTTTAGCCAATCAAAgcttaaaatttattacatcaaGCCataaaaaattgggaaaaaataCATTGTTGCTACAGTATTCATGTAAATTTATACTGACATTATTTATGAACTTGACTTGATCCGGACTGTGCTCAGCCCTAGacatagcaaaagaaaaagggaaaattacCCTTTACTACCCTAAGTATACTATGATTACACTTTGCACACCAGTTacatgtataataaaaaaaaaaagaatcacatTTTAACCAATCAAAGCTTAAAATTCATTACATCAAGCAAtgcaaaattgtgaaaaaatacATTGTTGCTACAGTATTCATGTAAATTTATACTgacattatttattttgctttagtttttctattatttctttatgtGTCCCGATGATAAAGGAAACAAGTAGATAGtggttgtgtgtgaagaaagaaataataattaaaaaaatcaagaaaaactgatattttaataaaatatagtgcAAAGTAGATAAGAGCActaaatgcggtgtctacaagGAGTATGATATGTCGGAGatatgaaaattaattaattaattaatatctgtttttatatttatttttgacacaatttatatttatgttagGGTACCATCCCAAGCACGGGCACAACATGTTATGGGATACAAGGATACAACATTTCTTGACAAACAAGAGCACAAAATGTTGGAGATacggtaattaattaattaatatttatttttaaatatatttttacccaatttatatttattttaggttttaaaagAGAACaactcaaatcaaatcaaatgccTACCTCATTTGCATTTAAAAGTGAACAACTCATATGGTTTTAAAAGTGCACAACGCAAATCAAATGCCTACCTCTTTCTATTTCATTTGCCGTTTAATATTTATATGGGCCTGGCTCATTTTCTTGATTTCGGTACACTAATCTCAAATAACTCATATGGTTTTCTTTAGGGATAGGGATTCGGATTTTGAAGCGTCCTCAGATTCTAATATGGATTGGTAACTTTTTCTACTTATTTCATCCTCTTTCTATTTCATTTGCTGTTTAATATTTACATGGGTCTTGctcattttcttgattttaggGGAATAAACAATGACCTTTtgtaattttatcaaattttggcAAAACTCACAATGACACTGTCAGCAATGTCGTTGACCTGACCTGAATTTGCGGGTTTTGGTTGAGAGATCTTTTAGGTCGACCTTATCGTGTTGTGTTGCAAGTCGGGTTTGAACTTGACTCGACCCGGACTGAGCTCAGACCTAGacatagcaaaagaaaaaggggaaatTACCCTTTACTACCCTAAGTATACTATGATTACTCTTTGCACACCAGTTACatgtataataataaaaaaaaaagaatcacatTTTAGCAAATCAAAGCTTAAAATTCATTACATCAGGCCAtgcaaaattgtgaaaaaaaatacattgttGCTTTAGTATTCATGTAAATTTATACTgacattatttattttgctttaagttttttattatttctttacgTGTCCCGATGATAAAGGAAAAGAGTAGATAGTGgttgttgtgtgtgaagaaaaaaataataattaaaaaaaaagaaaaactgatattttaatgaaatatagtgCAAAGTAGATAAGAGCActaaatgcggtgtctacaagGAGTATGATATGTCGGAGAtatgacaattaattaattaattaatatctgtttttatatatatttttgacacaatttatatttattttagggtacCATCCCAAGCATGGGCACAACACGTTACGGGATACGAGGATACAACATTTCTTGACAAACAAGAGCACAAAACGTCGGAGATacggtaattaattaattaattaattaatatttatttttatatatatctttacacaatttgtatttattttaggttttaaaattaacaaCTACAAAATGTTTATACATTATAATtcaatttaacaaataaataaaataatgctaAGAAACTGGCCAAAGAATCATTTGGGTTTTGATGGAGCTTTTAAGCTGGGCTTAAATCTGCGTGGAGTTGAGTACTTAAATCGTCGGTAGCAAGTTACTTgaaatttcttcttattttagaataagaatttatttttcctgttttaagtaaacattttatttttattttttccacttcagattttttattttaatcccaattttatttaaattttattttttcattattttaattattattattcctttcacttttcaaaacacctacTTTACTTTGTCACAAGTATCAActatcaagaaacaaaaatttaaaaaaaaaaaattggaaatgaaTAGTGTGGGGCCCGAAatctgaggtcccagcccactttgtaTATTAGGCCCAAAGCCTAGGTCGAGGAGCCCTACTGGCGAGGAGGTATGATGAAAGCCCCTTAAAGGCCCAAGGATgcggccgaggacgatctcacgctcaatacctcacaaaacgcctgaagaaaaggacaaactcagtataAGAGCAATACAAGGGAGAAGGCTGTCAACATCGTAATGTGGAGCCCtgcacctgacaagcccatactccagaccatgctatttaacttttcccaactactctgacgtatggattgataggacgagtcatTACCCCAAAGAGGAAAAACTGACATGTAGATGAAAAACGGGAAGGAAACACTGGTATAAAAGGGGAGGAGGATCCCacaaagaaggggggggggaagaatgtgatgctcctcggactaagtccgaggactcAAACCCTCCGAGCCACACCGATGTGAAGCCAAGCTATTCTGGCTAAGCCTACCTTCGTATGAGCTTCCATGAAAATCACGACCAAACTGCCGTCAAacgaccaaggtccagcctttctagcccactctctatgaattgtattgtttgggccttttacaTACGAGCCTAATATCATTCTTGGGTCGCAGAataattgtgtccctacaattggcgccgtctgtgggaaaggcttacgcgttggcacaggtggcaGTGGAGTTGAGCCTCTGTCAAGCAAAGGTCTGCGAAGGTTCCTCCATTTCCAGCGACATGCTGTTATTGCTCCGACATGAAtttccgctaggggctacgcctcgcagtACCAATGACACGGgcaattctaggggcttctaaCATCAAGCTAACTCCCCCCACCCTGGTCGAGGGGCTAACTttcgaaaaacaaataaataaatgaacgaatacaagttttggatagaatcaaggccttgtatagttctcggactcaagcctctggggaaaccaactactttgaaaaaaaaaactacaagttttggacagaaccaaggccttgtatggtccttgaactcaagcctctggggaaaccaactacttagaagaaaaattacaagttttggacagaatcaaggccttgtatggtcctcagactcaagcctctggggaaaccaactactttgaagaaaaattacaagttttggacagaactaaggccttgtgtggtcctcggactcaagcctctggggaaaccaactactttgaagaaaaactacaagttttggacagaaccaaggccttgtatggtcctcggactcaagcctctggggaaaccaactatttaggaaaccaacaacttagaagaaaaactacaagttttggacagaaccaaggtcttgtatggtccttggactcaagcctctggggaaaccaactactttgaaaaaaaaaaattacaagttttggacagaaccaaggccttgtatggtcctcggactcaagcctctggggaaaccaactacttagaagaaaaactacaagttttggacagaactaaggccttgtatggttctcggactcaagcttctggggaaaccaattactttgaaaaaaaaaaaactacaagttttggacagaaccaaggccttgtatggtcctcgaattcaagcctctggggaaaccaactactttgaaaaaaaaaaactacaagttttggacagaaccaaggccttgtatggttgtCGGACttaagcctttggggaaaccaactactttgaaaaaaaaaaaaaaaaaactacaagttttggacagaaccaaggccttgtatggttctcggactcaagcctctagggaaaccaactactttgaaaaaaaaaaaaaaaaaaaactacaagttttggatagaaccaaggccttgtatggtcctcggactcaagcctctggggaaaccaactacttagaagaaaaactacaagttttggacagaaccaatgccttgtatggtcctcggactcaagcctctggggaaaccaactacttagaagaaaaactacaagttttggacagaaccaaggccttgtatgattctcggactcaagcctctggggaaaccaactacttagaagaaaaactacaagttttggacagaaccaaggccttgtatgatcctcggactcaagcctctagggaaaccaactactttgaaaaaaaaaaaaaaaaaaaaaaaactacaagttttggatagaatcaaggctttgtatggtcctcggactcaaacctctggggaaaccaactacttagaagaaaaactacaagttttggacagaaccaaggtcttgtatggtcctcagactcaagcctctggggaaaccacctacttaagaGGAAAAATGCAGGGTTTGGACACAACCTGGACGTTATATGGCCCTTAGAATCTACCTCGGAGAAGAGATACCCATTGATAGTTGGGTTAATCCCTAGACTGAATGAAATCCCCAGCctaccctcggatcctcaatgCCAAGGGAATTGGTGCAACTGTTATAGGGTTAGGTGTTATCAAAAACACGGCCAAAGTCCATCACTGCTCGGCAACCCTCTTGGATAGtatatttagagtttatcgttctcggacggtcgcCTCTCATGCATTACGGagcattcagctgttatctcggttagtttcatGAGTTTAATCTACtgggaattatcattattatacttgataatgttgataaattcaaattagtaGGGttctgtttcaaggtttcctgctctaagtatcattaaaggaaaatacacatgtagcacacccattcacaaaataattgctgcagaaaggaaaaatatttagaaagaaataaattcatcttttattaagacaaagaaatagtacaacgtacaatgaaagagcttgaATAAGCTTACACTaaaactaactacataagcgaaaagaaaagatacaaggaaatgaaaaaaaagccgaagaagaggtgcagagaaGAGGGATGCTGCCGTTCCAAGATGTTGTCTAAGgaaaccattcctcaatacttttacatgcctataactcaggcaacAAAAGAGCCCAGCTTGGGGCTTGCACCGtagaagaaaaggtgcagagagcccAACTTCGGgctagcaccgttgaagaaaaggtgcagggagccagaagttgatgagcctccataTAACCACGCCTGCGATagagcagacggcgctgatggcggaaaaccttaAATCTGACGCACCAAGGATCTGATGCGATCAGTacctgcttcagattttgactgaaagagggagaAATACCATTTCCCCCTTGTCGAAATGGAGGATTatcttgaatctgtgcctcccctgtcCAGACCACATCaccttgagtctcggaaggacCCGGTGCCTCTGTGGAGGGTGTAGCCGCATCATCCCTACCCGTacctcaaacatattgcactaAGGGAGGATAACACTAGATATGGAAACTGTGATTATGGCTGAAGGATTGTGATTTTGGAGGGAGCCGAAGGGTTTATATGCAAGGGGAGTGACCCCCTATCCTATTTATATAGAGAGCGAACCGGTGGCATTTAATCCATGCAAGTTTCCAATAAGTGCTACAGACAAGACGGTCCTAGCACAATTTCCAACACCATCTGCAACCGCAAGGTTTGAATAACCTCGTGAAGGAATCGTATTAATGGCGCGCCTTGAACACTGAAACGTTGAGGACGCCGCGCGAGAAAACCTAGAGGGATGTCTCACAAATTTGGTGCGCCCCCCATGCAAACGAAAAAACCCCAGCATTAAAGAAATGTTGAGCTGGGCCAATTGTGGTTTGGGCctaacattaccaaaaccctcctccccaacaaCAAGGTCgggcagtaggattttgaggggctattgtggggcccgaaatcTGAGGTCCCAGTCCACTTTGTATATtgggcccaaagcccaggccgaggagccctactgccgaggacgtatgatgaaagccccttaaaggcccaaggatgcggccgaggacgatctcacgctcaacacctcacaaaacgcctgaagaaaaggacaaactcagtataggagcagtacaagggagaaagctgccaacaccgtaatgtggagccctgcacctgacaagcccatactccagaccatgctatttaacttttcccaaccactctgacgtatggattgataggacgagtcatTACCCCAAAGaggaaaaactgacacgtagatgaaaaACGGGAAGGAAACACTGGTATAAAAGGGGAGGAGGATCCCacaaagaaggggggggggaagaatgtgatgctcctcggactaagtccgaggactcAAAACCTCCGAGCCACACCGATGTGAAGCCAAGCTATTCTGGCTAAGCCTACCTTCGTATGAGCTTCCATGAAAATCACGACCAAACCGCCATCAAACGACCAAGGTCCAGGCTTTCtagcccactctctatgaattgtattgtttgggccttttacatacgagcccaatgtcattcttgggtcgctGAATAATTGTGCTCCTACAAATAGTGTTCCTTAAAGAT contains these protein-coding regions:
- the LOC126716602 gene encoding disease resistance protein RGA2-like isoform X3, with protein sequence MAVALVSAIVERLGSLASSEFKLTATVKKEVQKLARKFCTIRAVLNDAEKRQLKEEAVKLWFENLEGVSYEIDNVLDEWNTVMIKSEIEKQQKEFEEEEKAETSTAKKRKVWPLIPNFNSSVPDCFQHRDIAHKIKDLNEKLDEIIKEKQMFGFKVSGPMEEVFERPKTTSYVDVSEIVGRDKYKKDLVSILLDEGTEKEKHPRVISLVGMGGIGKTTIAQLAYNDKEVQAHFEKKAWVCVSDPFDQCKVAKEILESVERQSPNLTALQSLLDGICDKVRGKKFFLVLDDVWTEDYAMWQPFRDALKSCCSQGSGILVTTRKDQVAKMMESANTIKLNELSEEDCWLVFSKIAFFGKDPQEREQLEDFGRQISKKCKGLPLAAKTLGSLMFFKKSREEWRYVLNNNLWEFEDVERGLFVPLLLSYYDLSSPLKRCFSYCVVFPKDYVFDVDMLVEMWIAHGFVVSKGNMEVEIKAREYFENLVLRSFFQEFRRYEGHGSWSTRYKMHDIVHDFAQSITKARHLGYSTASQFPPSADISKNLRTVIFFNQCDYNMSNLVQNFSSLRLLTTGIEIPDTIGNLIHLRYLRLTRCKNACSRSNWVLPETICNLCNLQFLRVDCYILILPRKIGKLINLRLLSGGQLVIPREIGRLTSLRTLESVLISDTDSERGEFEGLKNLNHLRDLSLSFGMQLFPRPRRTESKLLIFNALEPPQDLEKLRISYYGGTTMSPIWLASLTNLKELHLEFAVELMSLPPLGKILPCLESLTITRADSLGKVGVEFLGIESENKKEDIKIFPNLKSLSFMWLNEWEEWSGIGGKEDEDCITIMPRLQKLILSSCIKLKSLPDFLRTTPLKELEIFDCPIIKKRCQRETGEDWHNISHIPIIKLADYPEDMTRDSDSDLEMSSDSETNLDSDTDREHAEDEEEEDEIDEEDEDDSDWEHAEDEEEEEEIDEEDEDDSDWVPSQARAQHVMGYKDTTFLDKQEHKMLEIRDRDSDFEASSDSNMDWVPSQAWAQHVTGYEDTTFLDKQEHKTSEIRFSCGLELANIVVSSGVLNHSWAAVQDLYSEINQNEQPSLSVRYKVSQQPNCTTIAFVTWPVCSKDYIQGGGGGDLVSSTHKESFPLFEFLRTKTNPDFCINKAALELFASIRDRLPSLKSEIDSRLVIITGNCLGGSVAALFTLWLLDSFNLSTKIRPLCITFGSPLVGDDRLQEAISKYPTWNSCFLHVVSDQDPIPRVLISHGPMGLASQTNVYKPFGTFLLCSELGCACFEDCQSILELLMATYSEGPENQNPNQVLEFYDALVQHLNHKVIRKDATQLVERNTESLMAGIITQLEAIGLERPQQQQQNNGINSLITKTERQEKELVILKRHAFDPSKKLNDMEINMVLMEWYKKNFKDKGIGYYDSYKNLSYSSDHAVVRYKKMLTCYWEKLVDEVEKKPHKEGVSFRTQWLSAGTDYRRMIEPLDIAEYYNKGLKDYINQGRPKHYKQLEQWLNEANKPASNSNQSKKQNVASILSKDSCFWAHVEEARISCKLLTSRESSIKEKESSKQNLIKFEKYVLCLMKNDAVSPEIFLPWSSYMLWWKEYERIIRKKIMGTCTSYFTDLMKDRGYQKYSTGCLEIL